In Mangrovivirga cuniculi, the following proteins share a genomic window:
- the mnhG gene encoding monovalent cation/H(+) antiporter subunit G, protein MNDILSSIFILIGAVFMLISAIGMIRLPDFYIRNSASTKSVVLGVFLILVGVAFHYNDIMVFIEIIAIMFFIFLIAPLAAHIVARAAVITKVKFWEKTDIKDLEDYDKQRTPEDEEI, encoded by the coding sequence TGAATGATATTTTAAGTTCCATATTTATCCTGATCGGTGCAGTATTTATGCTGATTTCAGCAATAGGAATGATCAGATTACCTGATTTTTATATACGGAACTCCGCCAGTACGAAGTCTGTAGTTCTGGGAGTATTTCTCATTCTTGTCGGGGTGGCATTTCACTATAACGACATAATGGTATTTATTGAAATCATTGCCATTATGTTTTTCATATTTCTTATTGCTCCCCTTGCCGCACATATTGTAGCGAGAGCCGCAGTAATAACAAAAGTAAAATTCTGGGAAAAGACCGACATCAAAGACCTCGAAGACTACGATAAACAGCGAACCCCGGAAGACGAAGAAATTTAA
- a CDS encoding metallophosphoesterase family protein, which produces MATYAIGDIHGSLKALTTLFDQNTIKKDDLVVFLGDYIDRGPDSKGVIDWLISKDKDYNFKFILGNHEIMMLNAMEGPKILKDWLESGGKSTLESYNIKNYQKWVKEIDNSHWKFLESCLPYYEKGDHIFVHAGLEPGKKPKEQDDFHLFWKKYEQPEEYDASKTVICGHTSRKDGEIADFGHTICIDTFAHGGGWLTCLNVETKEYIKTNNKGNVDEGQL; this is translated from the coding sequence ATGGCGACATATGCAATAGGAGATATACATGGCAGTCTGAAAGCACTAACCACCCTCTTTGATCAGAATACCATAAAAAAAGATGACCTGGTTGTTTTCCTGGGAGACTATATCGACCGGGGTCCGGATAGCAAAGGGGTGATTGACTGGCTGATCTCGAAGGATAAAGACTACAATTTTAAGTTCATCCTTGGAAACCACGAGATCATGATGCTCAATGCGATGGAAGGGCCTAAAATATTAAAAGACTGGCTTGAATCTGGTGGCAAAAGCACCTTGGAATCCTATAACATCAAAAACTATCAGAAATGGGTAAAGGAAATCGATAATTCACACTGGAAATTTCTCGAATCCTGCCTGCCTTATTACGAAAAAGGTGATCACATCTTTGTCCATGCCGGATTAGAACCGGGAAAGAAACCCAAAGAACAGGATGACTTCCACCTGTTCTGGAAAAAATACGAACAACCGGAAGAATACGACGCTTCAAAAACAGTGATTTGCGGACATACCTCCAGGAAAGACGGCGAAATCGCTGACTTTGGCCATACGATCTGCATCGACACCTTTGCACACGGTGGTGGATGGCTGACCTGTCTTAATGTCGAAACCAAGGAATATATCAAAACCAATAACAAAGGAAATGTTGACGAAGGACAGTTATAA
- the trxA gene encoding thioredoxin, protein MATINLTTDKFKEEIFDYTTGKEWNYKGDVPAIIDFYADWCGPCKMVAPILEELSEEYDGKVNIYKVDTEAEEELSAVFQIRSIPSMLFIPKEKQPMMQAGALPKNTLEEIINKELID, encoded by the coding sequence ATGGCGACGATAAATTTAACAACCGACAAATTCAAGGAAGAAATATTTGATTATACAACAGGCAAAGAATGGAATTACAAGGGAGATGTTCCTGCGATAATCGACTTTTATGCCGACTGGTGCGGACCGTGTAAAATGGTCGCCCCGATTTTAGAAGAACTCTCAGAAGAGTACGACGGCAAAGTAAATATTTACAAAGTCGATACGGAGGCCGAGGAAGAACTCTCAGCAGTATTTCAGATCCGAAGCATTCCGAGTATGCTATTCATTCCGAAGGAAAAACAGCCAATGATGCAGGCCGGAGCATTACCAAAAAACACCCTGGAAGAAATAATTAACAAAGAACTTATTGATTAA
- a CDS encoding DUF2075 domain-containing protein, translating into MNRAYYSDTINNFLNTDDSSIIGDLTISHNHSLEDLQKNAWRQQISILKSTLNNLSGFVFFEFAIPRMGKRVDNVVIINDLIFVIEFKVGSTTFDNYAIEQVIDYSLDLKNFHEGSHHRKLIPILVATNGPNLKTEFIKFEDDLYEPLLATETNLRKTIVEALIRSNGNLVNGFDWADSLYKPTPTIIEAAQALYKGHNVKEISRSDSGAKNLSITANCISDIIDYSKNNSRKSICFVTGVPGAGKTLAGLNIASLRTKIAEDEHAVFLSGNGPLVDVLKEALARDKVLEAKESGERLLKKKADSQVKSFIQNIHHFRDDALRTNEPPIEKVAVFDEAQRAWTKEQASKFMQQKKGRANFNMSEPEFLIEVMDRHKDWCTIICLIGGGQEINTGEAGLEEWFRAFENRFDEWDLYYSSKIVEDKNYLKDDVVINQIDKLNTQSKDELHLAVSVRSFRAEKLSDLIQLIIDLDINKAQSIYSSLKKNYPIVLTRDFEKAKNWLKSTARGSERFGVLASSGAYRLRPHGLNVKAKINAPVWFLNPKDDIRSSYFLEEVATEFDIQGLELDWTCIAWDIDFYFKDGKWNYKKFKGTKWQNVNSPIMIEYLINAYRVLLTRARQGMVLFIPHGDPEDETRNPDLYDSTFELLKEIGFEELE; encoded by the coding sequence ATGAATAGAGCTTATTATTCAGATACAATAAACAATTTTCTAAATACTGATGATTCAAGTATTATTGGAGACCTTACAATTTCTCATAATCATTCGTTGGAGGACTTACAAAAAAATGCTTGGAGGCAACAAATATCAATTTTAAAATCAACCTTAAATAATTTATCTGGATTTGTATTCTTTGAATTTGCGATTCCGAGAATGGGGAAGCGAGTCGATAATGTAGTAATAATTAACGACTTAATTTTTGTAATTGAATTTAAGGTTGGTTCAACTACTTTTGATAATTATGCCATTGAACAAGTCATTGATTATTCTTTGGATTTAAAAAATTTCCATGAAGGTAGTCATCATAGAAAACTAATTCCAATTTTAGTAGCGACTAATGGTCCAAACTTAAAAACTGAATTCATAAAATTTGAGGATGATTTATATGAACCCTTATTAGCTACTGAAACTAATCTAAGAAAAACTATTGTAGAAGCTTTAATTAGATCAAATGGAAATCTAGTTAATGGCTTTGATTGGGCAGATTCTTTATACAAACCAACGCCTACAATCATTGAAGCCGCCCAGGCTTTATATAAAGGCCATAATGTAAAAGAAATTTCACGGTCTGATTCAGGTGCAAAAAACTTATCAATCACTGCTAATTGTATTTCTGACATTATCGATTATTCTAAAAATAATAGCAGAAAATCCATATGTTTTGTTACAGGTGTGCCAGGTGCCGGAAAAACTCTTGCTGGTCTTAATATCGCAAGTTTAAGAACTAAAATTGCTGAAGATGAACATGCTGTATTTCTATCTGGAAATGGTCCCCTTGTAGATGTCCTTAAGGAAGCCTTAGCTCGAGACAAAGTTTTAGAAGCAAAAGAATCTGGTGAAAGATTACTTAAGAAAAAAGCAGATTCTCAAGTGAAATCGTTTATTCAGAACATTCATCATTTTAGAGATGATGCATTAAGAACTAATGAACCTCCAATTGAAAAAGTTGCTGTTTTTGATGAGGCGCAAAGGGCTTGGACTAAAGAGCAAGCTTCAAAGTTTATGCAGCAGAAAAAAGGAAGAGCTAATTTTAATATGTCAGAACCTGAATTTTTGATTGAGGTTATGGATAGACATAAAGATTGGTGTACAATTATATGTTTAATTGGGGGCGGGCAAGAAATTAATACTGGCGAAGCTGGCTTAGAAGAATGGTTTAGAGCTTTTGAAAATAGATTTGATGAATGGGATTTATATTATTCATCAAAAATTGTTGAAGACAAAAATTATTTAAAAGACGATGTAGTCATAAACCAAATTGATAAGCTCAATACTCAATCTAAAGATGAATTACATCTTGCGGTATCTGTAAGATCATTTCGTGCTGAGAAACTCTCTGATTTAATACAATTAATCATTGATTTAGATATAAATAAAGCACAGAGTATTTATAGCTCACTCAAAAAGAACTATCCAATTGTCTTAACACGTGATTTTGAAAAAGCTAAAAATTGGTTAAAAAGCACTGCACGAGGAAGTGAGCGTTTTGGAGTTCTTGCTTCATCAGGCGCTTATAGATTAAGACCACACGGATTGAATGTCAAAGCAAAAATTAATGCTCCAGTATGGTTTTTAAATCCAAAAGATGATATTCGTTCCTCTTATTTTTTGGAAGAAGTTGCCACAGAGTTTGATATTCAAGGTTTAGAATTAGACTGGACGTGTATAGCTTGGGACATTGACTTCTATTTTAAAGATGGAAAATGGAATTACAAGAAATTTAAAGGCACCAAATGGCAAAATGTAAATAGTCCAATAATGATTGAGTATTTAATAAATGCCTATCGGGTTTTACTTACAAGGGCACGACAAGGAATGGTTTTATTTATACCTCATGGTGACCCAGAAGATGAAACTAGAAATCCAGATTTATACGATTCTACATTTGAACTATTAAAAGAGATAGGATTTGAAGAGCTAGAATAA
- a CDS encoding TPM domain-containing protein: MNNLKHILLLTLLLIAGYNAKSQHDNQQTNPDIPEIKSYVNDYADILTEKEEGQLTVLLRSLEDSIGSQLVILSIDSLSGHTIKEFSLQIASIAKIGRANYDDGILITFARYDRQVRIEVGYGLEQIIRDEIAKKIIDSTMIPEFRNGDFYAGLRKGSEEIIHLICSNPELVGKR; this comes from the coding sequence ATGAATAACCTTAAACACATTTTACTTTTAACACTCCTTCTCATAGCAGGGTATAATGCCAAATCTCAGCATGATAATCAACAAACAAATCCGGATATACCAGAAATAAAGTCTTATGTTAATGATTATGCTGATATCTTAACCGAGAAAGAAGAAGGTCAGTTAACCGTACTTCTGAGGTCTTTGGAAGACTCTATTGGTTCTCAACTTGTTATTTTGTCTATAGATTCATTAAGTGGGCATACAATTAAAGAGTTTTCACTTCAAATAGCCTCCATAGCCAAAATTGGAAGAGCTAATTATGACGATGGTATTCTAATAACATTTGCCAGGTATGACAGACAGGTTCGCATCGAAGTAGGATATGGTCTTGAACAAATTATCCGGGATGAAATAGCCAAAAAGATAATTGATAGCACCATGATTCCTGAATTCCGAAATGGTGATTTCTATGCAGGATTAAGAAAAGGATCTGAAGAAATAATCCATTTGATTTGTAGCAATCCCGAATTAGTTGGGAAAAGGTAG
- a CDS encoding type II toxin-antitoxin system Y4mF family antitoxin — protein MQNLAKFVKERRKEVNLTQEEFAERAGVALTVIRKIEQGKTNLNLDKVNLVLQMFGHELAPVNSKNLNE, from the coding sequence ATGCAGAATTTAGCAAAGTTTGTTAAAGAACGAAGAAAGGAAGTAAACCTGACTCAGGAAGAATTTGCTGAGCGGGCAGGAGTCGCACTCACTGTTATACGTAAAATCGAACAGGGTAAAACCAATCTGAATTTGGATAAGGTAAACCTGGTACTTCAGATGTTTGGACATGAACTAGCACCTGTAAATAGTAAAAATCTAAATGAATGA
- a CDS encoding HipA N-terminal domain-containing protein: protein MRQGKVFYKDYLAGIITETDDGEYVFQYDEEYVKDHPDEFITFTMPVTTKPYTEKRLFPFFEGLIPEGWLLEIASENWKINKNDRMGLLLACCQNCIGAVSVKPIEEEDGK, encoded by the coding sequence ATGAGACAGGGCAAAGTATTTTATAAAGATTATTTAGCTGGTATCATTACAGAAACGGATGATGGTGAATATGTATTTCAGTATGATGAAGAGTACGTAAAAGATCATCCAGATGAATTCATCACCTTTACAATGCCGGTAACAACAAAACCTTATACCGAAAAAAGACTTTTTCCATTTTTTGAAGGATTGATTCCAGAAGGATGGTTATTAGAAATTGCTTCAGAAAACTGGAAAATTAATAAAAATGACCGTATGGGATTACTACTTGCTTGTTGTCAAAATTGTATTGGTGCAGTGAGTGTCAAACCTATTGAAGAGGAAGATGGAAAATAG
- a CDS encoding HipA domain-containing protein, with translation MENRCLYCYEPIKDEHDFHEKCSMVFFGTPTPPEIEYSINQMDELAKKVVERSVAVPGVQAKLSMSIVKETKGKSDTRLTVVGALDGQYIFKPPSDKFPEMPENVHVTMRIAESFGIRVVLSSLCRLASGELSYITKRVDRTDTGSKIHMLDMFQITEAFDKYKSSMEKVGKALGQYSSNTLLDKTFYFDLAIFSFLTGNNDMHLKNFSMIEGPSGRVLSPAYDLLNVGIIFPEDTEELALTLVRKKKKLKKEHFEKLGNELGLTPKQVKGSFNRMIKNKSKAFEWINRSFLSKEMKTAYKELLEKRYTQLGLQE, from the coding sequence ATGGAAAATAGATGTTTATATTGTTACGAACCTATTAAAGACGAACATGACTTTCATGAGAAATGTTCCATGGTATTCTTTGGAACACCAACTCCTCCGGAAATTGAATATTCCATTAATCAAATGGATGAACTTGCTAAAAAAGTAGTTGAACGAAGTGTAGCTGTTCCTGGTGTTCAGGCAAAACTGTCAATGTCCATCGTCAAAGAAACCAAAGGAAAATCTGACACAAGGTTAACTGTGGTTGGGGCATTGGATGGACAATATATATTTAAACCCCCTTCTGACAAATTTCCCGAAATGCCAGAAAACGTACATGTAACCATGCGAATTGCAGAATCTTTTGGAATCCGGGTAGTCCTATCATCATTGTGTCGATTAGCATCAGGAGAACTTTCATATATAACGAAACGAGTTGATCGAACAGATACTGGTTCTAAGATTCACATGCTCGATATGTTTCAAATCACAGAGGCATTTGATAAATACAAAAGTTCTATGGAGAAAGTTGGAAAAGCACTAGGTCAATATTCAAGCAACACGTTACTTGACAAAACTTTTTACTTTGATCTGGCTATTTTTTCTTTTTTAACCGGGAATAACGATATGCACCTGAAAAACTTCTCAATGATCGAAGGTCCTTCAGGACGGGTGTTATCCCCTGCTTATGATTTGTTAAATGTCGGTATAATCTTCCCGGAAGACACAGAAGAACTTGCGCTGACACTGGTTAGAAAGAAAAAAAAGCTTAAGAAGGAACACTTTGAAAAATTGGGGAATGAACTTGGATTGACTCCTAAACAGGTCAAAGGAAGCTTTAATAGAATGATAAAAAATAAATCAAAAGCATTCGAATGGATCAACCGATCATTCCTTTCAAAGGAAATGAAAACAGCCTATAAAGAATTACTAGAAAAAAGGTATACCCAATTGGGACTACAAGAATAG
- a CDS encoding flavin monoamine oxidase family protein codes for MKDIIIVGGGLTGLIAAYRLKQKGINNFLVLEAQNRWGGRIDTFNHNNLPIELGPTWVHADHTELLTLLKEIEIPVFPQYNKGIARYEMHGQVQSFIPPEGQAPSYRIGGGTEKLTDQLSKHLNEDQFRLSTYVRSITNQDGALLIKDREGNEYYGKKVIVTLPPRLIVENISFDPELPGDLQKLMHSTYTWMSSYIKSAIVYDQPFWKEKGFSGMAFSQDGPMTELHDHTDINDDGYALQGFVSPDKQYVSLSKSEREKLIIRQLEGLFGPEAGDYAAYYEKNWSSDPYSAVQGDQLMPSKHLYGHGLYQKSYFDDRLMFACTETAPQSGGFMEGAVIAGKLAADFAAG; via the coding sequence ATGAAAGATATTATAATTGTTGGGGGTGGATTGACAGGGTTGATTGCTGCATACAGGCTTAAACAAAAAGGAATAAATAATTTTTTAGTTCTCGAAGCACAAAACAGGTGGGGAGGAAGAATTGATACATTCAATCATAATAATCTTCCAATAGAACTAGGGCCTACCTGGGTGCATGCAGACCACACTGAATTGTTAACACTTTTAAAAGAAATTGAAATCCCGGTCTTCCCTCAATACAATAAAGGCATTGCAAGGTATGAGATGCATGGGCAGGTGCAGTCCTTTATTCCTCCCGAAGGTCAGGCTCCCAGTTACCGAATTGGAGGAGGTACCGAAAAGCTTACCGATCAGTTGAGTAAGCATCTTAATGAAGATCAGTTCCGGTTATCTACCTATGTTAGATCAATCACCAATCAGGATGGGGCACTTTTAATTAAAGACCGGGAAGGAAATGAATATTATGGGAAGAAAGTAATTGTCACCCTTCCGCCTCGGCTGATTGTTGAAAATATTTCTTTTGATCCTGAACTACCTGGTGACCTTCAAAAGCTGATGCATTCTACCTATACCTGGATGAGCAGTTATATCAAAAGTGCCATTGTCTATGATCAGCCTTTCTGGAAGGAAAAAGGATTCTCGGGTATGGCATTTAGTCAGGATGGACCAATGACTGAATTACACGATCACACAGATATAAATGATGATGGATATGCCCTTCAGGGCTTTGTGAGTCCCGATAAACAATATGTGAGCCTGTCAAAATCTGAAAGAGAAAAATTGATCATACGGCAGTTGGAAGGTCTTTTCGGTCCGGAAGCCGGAGACTATGCTGCGTATTATGAGAAAAACTGGAGTTCTGATCCGTATTCGGCTGTGCAGGGAGATCAGCTCATGCCATCGAAACACTTATATGGTCACGGATTATATCAAAAAAGCTATTTCGATGATAGGCTGATGTTTGCTTGTACAGAAACCGCTCCTCAGAGTGGAGGCTTCATGGAAGGAGCAGTGATAGCTGGTAAACTGGCTGCGGATTTTGCTGCTGGTTGA